One Clostridium sp. CM027 genomic window carries:
- a CDS encoding IS3 family transposase, translated as MCDSILLWVRRYIHWYNYENFQLTLKSHIPIEYRNVA; from the coding sequence TTGTGTGACAGCATTTTATTATGGGTAAGAAGATATATTCATTGGTATAACTACGAAAATTTTCAGCTGACATTAAAAAGCCACATTCCTATAGAATATAGGAATGTGGCTTAG
- a CDS encoding CAP domain-containing protein, translating into MKKTLRLCILTLGILVTTGISSVAYAAGDTINYTVKSGDYLWKICVNYEVGVSEVLAVNPQITKPDQINVNQIIKIPNLVGDKKLEKDVVILVNQERAKQGLAPLKDNWELSRVARYKSQDMADKNYFSHTSPTYGSPFDMMKNFGITYKSGGENIAMGQQTAASVMSSWMNSPGHKANILSKNFTEIGVGAARDKNGTIYWTQQFIGK; encoded by the coding sequence ATGAAAAAAACATTAAGATTATGTATATTAACTTTAGGGATTTTAGTAACAACAGGAATAAGTTCAGTAGCGTACGCAGCAGGGGATACCATAAATTACACAGTTAAGTCAGGAGATTATTTGTGGAAGATTTGTGTTAATTATGAGGTTGGAGTTTCAGAGGTTTTAGCTGTCAACCCTCAGATAACTAAGCCTGATCAGATAAACGTTAACCAAATAATAAAAATACCAAACTTAGTTGGGGATAAAAAATTGGAGAAAGATGTAGTAATACTAGTTAATCAAGAAAGAGCAAAACAAGGACTAGCTCCATTAAAAGATAATTGGGAACTTTCCAGAGTGGCTAGATATAAGTCACAAGATATGGCAGATAAAAACTATTTTTCTCATACATCACCAACTTATGGATCACCTTTTGATATGATGAAAAACTTCGGCATAACATATAAATCTGGTGGTGAAAACATTGCAATGGGTCAGCAAACAGCGGCTTCAGTAATGAGCTCTTGGATGAATTCTCCAGGACATAAAGCTAATATTTTAAGTAAGAATTTTACTGAAATAGGAGTTGGGGCGGCAAGAGATAAAAATGGAACTATTTATTGGACTCAACAATTTATAGGAAAATAA
- a CDS encoding penicillin-binding transpeptidase domain-containing protein → MKKRKKINRHNVLFVIMLAIFSIIIAKLYYLQVLNGQYYKDTANASAQKVITVEAPRGLITDKNGISLANETLGYNLTYTDTANASTQIFTTLQKIFAILDENEEVQTDSFPLKIEPYRFEFSSSDPKAIHTLQLRFLKDRGIQGNILKSKFENKKEEDLNSSETTKLNNELLKLTPEEVYNELLKEYGVIKGVSSLHIQETPDLIRKYLIVKDDIKMNFFSSYKSINIATNIKKDTSFIFEQSLSDLPGIKVENMPMRQYPYGQLASSVLGYISKISPADKEKYSAKGYDTSTDYVGYSGIEAVMESSLKGVNGGEKIPDANQGKVKSEITSKKATPGNNVQLTIDANLQYATESALNSEMKRLRGLGMVNGLNVSNATRGGAVVEDIHTGDILALVSLPGFNPNDFSTAQGLTEAQSKKYFNQDYEAMAKAQGKPQSLIDYMFPIDKSIKGNTTIRKDKFDYYPKYLYNYATMSLIPSGSIFKPMTAIAGLEEGVIDANSTYDDKGGYDMGGDNKVGGVNWNPFATDGALGIVNVVRALEKSSNPFFMNVGDLLRSKSGDDILAKYAWMFGLGADPKVVKPSTGIEINENFGQVYNTVSQKNLSASQYLLTIEDDLTNGVSGIGTKFSPLDLYDREGDVLIVYKGKKLSEIKTEIKNKIKDSVKNGTFSKSNYEVLFKQLIAADPKNKDKKFTDADIQAIVDDVYYQAVQTGHGSLSLPYNMYIASIGQGMDNFTPLQMVNYIATLANGGTRYKLNLIDNIKDFNGKLVSQSKPEVLNKTNMSAETRNLVMQGMNNVTGPGGNTDGTASKALAGFPIPTGGKTGTAQFNKPEIQNKVGRGDYAWYVGYAPAENPEIAISVVIFDGGYGSDAANVARGMYESYFKNDPRMAKYKNTYDIKLKRMN, encoded by the coding sequence ATGAAAAAAAGAAAAAAAATTAATAGACATAATGTCCTATTTGTAATTATGTTAGCTATATTTTCAATAATAATTGCAAAGTTATATTATTTACAAGTATTAAATGGACAATATTACAAGGATACAGCAAATGCCAGTGCTCAAAAGGTCATAACTGTAGAGGCCCCAAGAGGACTCATAACAGATAAAAATGGGATAAGCCTTGCAAATGAAACGCTAGGATATAACCTTACATATACAGACACAGCTAATGCTAGTACTCAGATATTTACAACTTTACAAAAAATATTTGCAATTTTGGACGAAAATGAAGAAGTTCAGACAGATAGTTTTCCTTTGAAAATTGAACCATACAGATTTGAATTTAGTTCAAGTGATCCTAAGGCAATACATACCTTACAGTTAAGATTTTTAAAAGATAGAGGGATTCAAGGTAATATATTGAAATCAAAATTTGAAAATAAAAAAGAGGAAGATTTAAATTCTTCTGAAACTACAAAACTTAATAATGAACTTTTGAAATTAACCCCAGAGGAAGTATATAATGAACTGCTAAAGGAATACGGTGTAATAAAAGGAGTTTCAAGTTTACATATACAGGAAACTCCAGATTTAATAAGAAAATATTTAATTGTAAAAGATGATATAAAAATGAACTTTTTTTCTTCATACAAATCAATTAACATAGCAACTAATATAAAGAAGGATACGTCATTTATATTCGAGCAAAGTCTCTCAGATTTACCTGGAATTAAAGTAGAAAATATGCCTATGAGACAATATCCCTATGGACAGCTCGCTTCATCGGTTTTAGGATATATAAGCAAAATAAGCCCTGCTGATAAGGAAAAATATTCAGCAAAGGGTTATGATACAAGCACAGATTATGTGGGATACTCTGGAATTGAAGCTGTAATGGAGAGCAGTCTCAAAGGAGTTAACGGAGGAGAAAAGATACCAGATGCGAATCAGGGTAAGGTAAAAAGTGAAATCACTAGTAAGAAGGCAACTCCTGGAAACAATGTTCAGCTTACAATAGATGCAAATTTGCAATATGCCACAGAAAGCGCTTTAAATAGTGAAATGAAGAGATTAAGAGGACTAGGAATGGTAAATGGCTTAAATGTATCAAACGCTACAAGAGGCGGAGCTGTTGTAGAAGATATTCACACTGGTGACATATTAGCACTTGTTAGCTTACCGGGTTTTAATCCAAATGATTTCTCTACGGCGCAAGGATTAACTGAAGCTCAATCAAAAAAATATTTTAATCAGGATTATGAAGCCATGGCAAAAGCTCAGGGAAAACCACAAAGTTTAATTGATTATATGTTCCCAATAGACAAAAGTATAAAGGGAAATACCACAATTAGAAAGGACAAATTTGATTACTATCCAAAGTATTTGTATAATTATGCAACTATGTCGTTAATTCCTTCTGGTTCTATTTTTAAGCCAATGACTGCAATTGCAGGTCTTGAAGAAGGAGTTATAGATGCTAATTCCACATATGATGATAAAGGTGGGTATGATATGGGTGGTGATAATAAAGTTGGGGGTGTAAATTGGAATCCTTTCGCAACAGATGGAGCACTTGGTATTGTAAACGTAGTACGTGCATTAGAAAAATCAAGTAACCCATTTTTTATGAATGTAGGTGATTTATTAAGGTCAAAATCTGGAGATGACATTTTAGCTAAATATGCATGGATGTTTGGACTAGGAGCTGACCCTAAAGTAGTGAAACCTAGTACTGGGATAGAAATAAACGAAAATTTTGGGCAAGTATATAATACAGTATCCCAGAAAAATCTATCAGCATCGCAATATCTTTTGACTATTGAGGATGATTTAACTAATGGAGTTTCTGGTATAGGAACAAAATTCTCCCCATTAGATTTGTACGATAGAGAGGGGGATGTTCTTATTGTTTATAAGGGGAAAAAACTTTCAGAAATAAAAACTGAAATTAAAAATAAAATAAAAGACTCTGTAAAGAATGGAACTTTTTCAAAGAGTAACTACGAGGTTTTATTTAAGCAATTAATTGCTGCCGATCCTAAGAATAAAGATAAGAAGTTTACTGATGCTGATATACAAGCAATTGTAGATGATGTATATTACCAAGCTGTACAGACAGGGCATGGTTCTTTAAGCTTACCATACAATATGTATATTGCATCTATTGGTCAAGGTATGGATAATTTCACGCCGCTTCAGATGGTAAATTATATAGCAACCCTTGCAAATGGTGGAACAAGATACAAACTTAACTTGATTGATAACATAAAAGATTTTAATGGAAAGTTAGTATCTCAATCAAAACCTGAGGTGTTAAATAAAACCAATATGAGTGCAGAAACAAGAAATCTAGTTATGCAGGGCATGAACAACGTTACAGGGCCAGGCGGTAATACCGACGGTACTGCGTCTAAAGCACTTGCTGGATTTCCTATACCTACAGGTGGTAAAACGGGTACAGCGCAGTTTAATAAACCTGAAATACAAAATAAAGTCGGTAGAGGAGATTATGCTTGGTATGTAGGTTATGCACCGGCTGAAAATCCTGAAATTGCAATATCTGTAGTTATATTTGACGGTGGTTATGGTAGTGACGCTGCAAATGTCGCTAGAGGTATGTACGAGAGTTATTTTAAAAATGATCCTCGGATGGCAAAGTATAAGAATACGTATGACATAAAATTAAAACGTATGAATTAG
- a CDS encoding glycosyltransferase family 4 protein, translating into MPTINMLSTADKVKGQGVGSAYLEQVNLVQNGLDKEYKVVINKIARTEIMHYHSIDFKHYLSIPFAKRKGVTVGYVHFLPETIEGSIKLPKLVEKIFYKYIISFYNSMDYLVTVNPNFITKLESYNIDRKKITYIPNFVSTEKFYNLSIEDKYIAKEKMKIAKDAFVVLGVGQIQTRKGVIDFIDIAKKLPEVQFIWAGGFSFGNITDGYKELKNEIENAPENILFTGIVERDLMNDIYNVSDVLFMPSYNELFPMSILEAMNTHTPVLLRDLELYEDILFDYYLKEHDNEGFIKAIEKLKNDATYYKQAKEKAIRGHSFYSRENVLAMWKKFYEKVYRIKGR; encoded by the coding sequence ATGCCTACTATAAATATGCTGTCAACAGCTGATAAAGTCAAAGGTCAAGGAGTAGGCTCAGCTTATTTAGAACAAGTAAATTTAGTCCAAAACGGATTAGATAAAGAATATAAAGTTGTAATAAATAAAATAGCGAGAACCGAAATAATGCATTATCATAGTATTGATTTTAAGCATTATTTGAGTATACCTTTTGCTAAAAGAAAAGGGGTAACAGTGGGCTATGTGCATTTTTTGCCTGAGACTATTGAAGGAAGTATTAAATTACCCAAGTTAGTTGAAAAGATTTTTTATAAGTATATAATAAGTTTTTATAATAGTATGGACTATTTAGTTACAGTAAATCCTAATTTTATAACTAAACTTGAATCCTATAATATTGATAGAAAGAAAATTACTTACATTCCTAATTTTGTTTCTACTGAAAAATTTTATAATCTTTCAATTGAGGATAAATACATAGCAAAGGAAAAAATGAAAATTGCAAAGGATGCCTTTGTTGTGCTTGGAGTAGGCCAAATACAAACAAGGAAAGGTGTTATTGATTTTATTGATATCGCAAAAAAACTTCCGGAAGTACAATTTATTTGGGCTGGTGGGTTTTCTTTTGGAAATATTACGGACGGATATAAAGAACTAAAAAATGAAATAGAAAATGCACCTGAAAATATCTTATTTACAGGGATAGTTGAAAGAGATTTGATGAATGATATATATAATGTATCAGATGTTCTTTTTATGCCATCTTATAACGAGCTTTTTCCTATGTCAATACTTGAGGCAATGAATACTCACACTCCAGTACTGCTAAGAGACTTGGAACTATATGAGGACATATTATTTGATTATTACTTAAAAGAACATGATAATGAAGGGTTCATTAAGGCTATAGAAAAATTAAAAAATGATGCAACTTATTATAAGCAGGCTAAAGAAAAAGCTATAAGAGGGCACAGTTTTTATTCTAGAGAGAATGTACTTGCTATGTGGAAAAAATTTTACGAAAAGGTATATAGAATAAAGGGTAGGTAA
- a CDS encoding lysylphosphatidylglycerol synthase transmembrane domain-containing protein, which translates to MKKYKFNIILGIASGVIFVLLIIFTNGWMDLIHQMKNLQIQWIFVAVISMMLYWIFEAKTLQSIILLMKKDYKFKQAFKVTMVGQYFNSITPFASGGQPMQLYSLTKQKLGAGKSGSALMIKFIIYQTILTIYSLILIFWKAAFFKSKMSNLFYLIGFGFTVNASVIICLIIFSKYRKLTRKLIIAFSKVLGKFRVVKNISKLEIRINENLDQFHDNMEIVKHSKGLMLKAVVYTVFQLTIYFSIPYFIYLSFGMKGASIGSMIAATAFVIMLTAFIPLPGAIGGAEGAFYMFFSLFFVSNNIMAAILLWRIITFYSCIIFGFYATVKN; encoded by the coding sequence ATGAAAAAATATAAATTTAATATTATTTTGGGGATAGCTTCTGGGGTTATATTTGTTTTGTTGATCATTTTCACAAACGGTTGGATGGATTTAATTCATCAAATGAAAAATTTGCAAATCCAATGGATATTCGTAGCAGTTATTTCCATGATGCTATATTGGATTTTTGAAGCTAAAACTTTGCAAAGTATTATACTTTTAATGAAAAAAGACTATAAATTCAAACAAGCATTTAAAGTTACTATGGTAGGGCAATATTTTAATTCAATTACTCCATTTGCATCTGGGGGTCAGCCAATGCAACTATATTCACTTACAAAACAAAAATTGGGAGCTGGCAAATCTGGTTCAGCGCTGATGATTAAATTTATTATCTATCAGACGATATTGACTATATATTCTTTAATTCTTATATTTTGGAAAGCAGCTTTTTTCAAAAGTAAAATGAGCAATTTATTTTATTTAATAGGGTTTGGATTTACAGTTAATGCTAGCGTGATTATATGCTTAATTATATTTTCTAAGTATCGGAAATTAACACGAAAATTAATAATAGCTTTTTCTAAAGTATTAGGAAAATTTAGAGTGGTAAAGAATATATCAAAGCTAGAAATACGTATTAATGAGAATTTAGATCAATTTCATGATAATATGGAGATAGTAAAGCATAGCAAGGGATTGATGCTTAAAGCTGTTGTTTATACAGTATTTCAACTGACAATATATTTTAGCATCCCTTATTTTATTTATCTTAGTTTTGGAATGAAGGGTGCTAGCATAGGCAGTATGATAGCTGCAACCGCGTTTGTAATTATGCTCACAGCGTTTATACCATTGCCTGGAGCTATTGGTGGAGCAGAGGGTGCTTTCTATATGTTTTTTAGTTTGTTTTTCGTATCTAATAATATAATGGCTGCTATATTATTATGGAGGATAATTACATTTTATTCCTGTATAATTTTTGGGTTTTATGCTACTGTAAAAAATTAG
- a CDS encoding DUF1861 family protein: MKRKKCDELLNEFKLQKVEFKANKLKFVLNDNKDIYNITAPFEIDNEVVIAGRVEARDSEHSKIMFFKEIENEWRVIEGTPIFDLQDPFVTKINGELVLGGVEIYETGNEDMPICYRTVFLKGNSLKKLERFAVGPDRMKDIRLLELSNNKILVFTRPQGEIGNRGTIGYFIMRSLEELTIENIESAKLLDNMFYEEEWGGANELHLLEDGTIGVLSHIAKFDNEGNRHYYSSVFTFNHETSEYSKMKLIAIRDNFEEGAAKRPDLIDVIFSGGLIRKENGQAELYCGVSDAEAHKILIRDPFKF, translated from the coding sequence ATGAAAAGAAAAAAATGTGATGAATTATTAAATGAATTCAAACTTCAAAAAGTTGAATTTAAAGCTAATAAATTAAAATTTGTTTTAAATGACAATAAAGATATATATAACATAACAGCACCATTTGAAATTGATAATGAAGTAGTTATAGCAGGAAGAGTTGAAGCAAGGGATTCCGAACATTCGAAAATAATGTTCTTTAAAGAGATTGAAAATGAGTGGAGAGTAATTGAGGGAACCCCGATTTTTGATTTGCAAGATCCATTTGTAACTAAAATAAATGGAGAATTAGTTTTAGGTGGAGTAGAGATTTACGAAACAGGAAATGAAGACATGCCTATATGCTATAGAACTGTATTTTTAAAAGGAAATTCATTAAAAAAATTAGAAAGATTTGCTGTTGGACCAGACAGAATGAAGGATATAAGACTACTCGAGTTATCAAATAATAAAATATTAGTATTTACAAGACCACAAGGTGAAATTGGGAATAGAGGTACTATAGGTTACTTTATTATGAGGAGTTTAGAAGAGCTTACTATAGAAAACATAGAAAGTGCGAAACTTTTAGATAATATGTTTTATGAAGAAGAATGGGGTGGAGCAAATGAGCTTCATTTACTTGAAGATGGTACTATAGGAGTTTTATCTCATATAGCTAAGTTTGATAATGAGGGAAATAGACATTACTATTCATCAGTATTTACATTTAATCATGAAACTTCAGAATATAGCAAAATGAAGTTAATTGCAATAAGAGATAATTTTGAAGAAGGGGCAGCAAAGAGACCTGATTTAATAGATGTAATATTTAGTGGTGGATTAATAAGAAAAGAAAACGGACAAGCGGAACTTTACTGTGGAGTAAGTGATGCAGAAGCTCACAAAATATTAATTAGAGATCCTTTTAAATTTTAA
- a CDS encoding spore coat protein has product MNTSMCEKDLMHDLLATEKQVISAYSTGITESSCTNLRSTLIDNFKNDQNIQYMIFDAMKQKGWYPTKDAADNEVQQLKDEANQMMNELK; this is encoded by the coding sequence ATGAATACAAGTATGTGCGAAAAAGATTTGATGCATGATTTACTTGCTACAGAAAAACAGGTTATTTCTGCTTATAGTACAGGAATAACTGAATCTTCTTGTACAAATTTGAGGAGTACCCTAATTGACAATTTTAAAAACGATCAAAACATTCAATATATGATATTTGACGCTATGAAACAAAAAGGATGGTATCCTACAAAAGATGCTGCAGATAATGAAGTTCAACAATTAAAAGATGAAGCTAACCAAATGATGAATGAATTAAAATAA
- a CDS encoding glycosyltransferase family 4 protein, with the protein MNIGIFTDAYYPQVSGVVTSTIILKNELIRLGHNVTIITVAHPDVEEQEGIIRLPSIPFFLLPSQRVGMIYSRKIMNKIKKIDLDIIHTQTEFSIGIFGRIVAKRLDIPVVHTYHTMYEDYIHYISHGIMLKPASQLAKKVSELYCRDCSAIIVPTIKVKDALENYGLTRHIDVIPTGVNIEPFKRSNYNKETIKDEKRSFGINETQPVVLFIGRIAKEKSIDIIINSMKELTKRIPNCKLLIVGDGPERENLEDLAKALGIEKSVVFAGEKPWEEIGRYYQMGDVFVGASLTETQGLTFEEAMAAQIPVVAKYDKNLDGIIRDKINGRFFYKDENLAEILFQILMDKEESALMVKNAYDRMEPLSSKCFGENVEKVYMEVEKQNCMLQNQKVT; encoded by the coding sequence ATGAATATTGGAATTTTTACTGATGCTTATTATCCACAAGTAAGTGGGGTAGTTACTTCTACTATTATATTGAAAAATGAATTAATTAGACTTGGACATAATGTAACCATTATTACTGTTGCACACCCAGATGTAGAGGAGCAGGAGGGTATCATTAGATTGCCTAGCATACCATTTTTTCTTTTACCTTCACAAAGAGTTGGGATGATATATTCACGTAAAATTATGAATAAGATAAAAAAAATAGACCTAGATATAATACATACACAAACGGAATTTAGCATAGGAATATTTGGAAGAATAGTTGCTAAAAGATTAGATATTCCTGTAGTTCACACCTATCATACTATGTATGAGGATTATATCCATTATATATCTCATGGCATAATGCTTAAGCCTGCTTCGCAATTAGCTAAGAAGGTAAGTGAGCTATATTGTAGAGATTGTAGTGCTATAATAGTTCCTACAATAAAGGTGAAGGATGCATTGGAAAATTATGGCTTAACAAGGCATATAGATGTAATACCAACTGGAGTTAACATTGAACCATTCAAAAGAAGTAATTACAATAAAGAGACTATCAAAGATGAAAAGAGATCTTTTGGAATAAATGAAACCCAACCAGTTGTACTATTTATTGGGAGAATAGCAAAAGAAAAAAGTATAGATATAATTATAAATAGTATGAAAGAACTAACTAAGAGAATACCGAATTGTAAATTGCTCATTGTAGGTGATGGACCAGAACGTGAAAATCTAGAAGATTTAGCTAAGGCATTGGGCATTGAAAAATCTGTAGTATTCGCAGGAGAAAAACCTTGGGAAGAAATTGGCAGGTATTATCAGATGGGAGATGTGTTTGTAGGTGCCTCACTAACTGAAACGCAAGGCTTAACATTTGAGGAAGCTATGGCGGCACAAATTCCTGTGGTAGCTAAATACGATAAAAATTTAGATGGTATAATTCGCGATAAAATTAATGGAAGATTCTTTTATAAAGACGAAAATTTAGCTGAAATATTATTCCAAATATTAATGGACAAAGAGGAATCTGCATTAATGGTGAAAAATGCTTATGATAGAATGGAACCATTATCGTCTAAGTGCTTTGGAGAAAACGTTGAGAAAGTTTATATGGAAGTTGAAAAACAAAATTGTATGCTACAAAATCAAAAAGTAACATAA
- a CDS encoding ABC transporter substrate-binding protein produces the protein MRKNKVVAVLMSCLLGTSLLVGCGGSNKANSSNNPDGTLVINGDYIVPPAAHGNPFIGGFVNGIEPYMQDNLFVYAPFPSAKFKSHLGESYTFENKVLTVKLKDGLKWSDGSPLTTRDVETTFYMNIGRRQVWEFLENIQIVDDTTMKFNFKTESPLIINMAFDIKINAPTSVYGKWAEKYKEIAMTGRKYHPETLTFWYLEESNKKLQDLNIQLEGFKPKVEETIGSGPFTAKNITTSEALLVQNQNYREELDIKQLRVMRVVTPETAATAMVDGTLDMHSGGIVRDVEEQIKKGLDTYKAQYVSEFSQMSVVFNTQKYPANKKEFRQAMAYLINREEIMPLTEPGSLKGETTLTGLPATLQESWGVKDFAKNELTDYSFDPEKAEKLLTSIGWNRNAAGTWTNEKGEVVTFELACNNGWGSAMLPGEAIATKLKEFGLDVQFRPMEGSAFNDYFTKKEHTVIIEFAPTGNVLYAHPYGSYEAIYRSRPFLMGLETNEEGNIIIESEGEEVNVTDLVKKLFTAKGDEVQEITKKLMKITNEQAYFIPYLEKGFPIRTLKDNVTLGFGNDETIKDVRYSGVGENLLATLIKEKTITLGK, from the coding sequence ATGAGAAAAAATAAAGTAGTTGCAGTTTTAATGAGTTGTTTATTAGGAACGTCATTATTAGTAGGGTGTGGTGGAAGCAATAAAGCGAACTCAAGTAATAATCCGGATGGAACACTAGTTATTAATGGTGATTACATAGTGCCTCCAGCTGCACATGGCAATCCATTTATAGGCGGATTTGTAAACGGTATCGAACCGTATATGCAAGATAACCTATTTGTATATGCACCATTTCCGTCAGCAAAATTTAAATCTCATTTAGGGGAAAGTTATACATTTGAAAATAAAGTTTTAACAGTTAAATTAAAAGATGGACTAAAGTGGAGTGATGGGTCACCATTAACTACTAGAGATGTTGAGACTACTTTCTATATGAATATTGGAAGAAGACAGGTTTGGGAATTTTTAGAAAATATACAAATTGTAGATGATACAACTATGAAGTTTAACTTTAAAACAGAAAGTCCATTAATAATAAATATGGCCTTTGATATTAAAATTAATGCACCTACATCAGTATATGGTAAGTGGGCAGAAAAATATAAAGAAATAGCAATGACAGGAAGAAAGTATCATCCAGAAACACTAACTTTCTGGTATTTAGAAGAGTCTAATAAGAAGTTACAAGACTTAAATATTCAATTAGAAGGATTTAAGCCAAAAGTAGAGGAAACTATTGGATCAGGCCCATTTACTGCAAAAAATATTACAACTTCAGAAGCGTTATTAGTTCAAAATCAAAATTACCGTGAAGAATTAGATATTAAACAATTAAGGGTTATGAGAGTAGTTACACCGGAAACAGCGGCAACAGCTATGGTGGATGGAACGCTAGATATGCACAGTGGTGGTATTGTTAGAGATGTAGAAGAACAAATTAAAAAGGGTTTAGACACATATAAAGCGCAGTATGTTTCAGAATTTAGTCAAATGTCAGTTGTATTTAACACACAAAAATATCCTGCAAATAAAAAAGAATTTAGACAAGCTATGGCTTATTTAATTAATAGAGAAGAAATAATGCCATTAACAGAACCAGGTAGTTTAAAAGGTGAGACTACATTAACAGGTCTTCCAGCTACATTACAAGAAAGCTGGGGAGTAAAAGATTTTGCGAAAAATGAATTAACAGATTATTCATTTGACCCTGAAAAGGCAGAAAAATTACTAACATCGATTGGTTGGAATAGAAATGCTGCTGGTACTTGGACAAATGAAAAAGGCGAAGTTGTAACATTTGAATTAGCTTGTAACAATGGGTGGGGTTCAGCTATGTTGCCAGGTGAAGCAATTGCAACAAAACTTAAAGAGTTTGGATTAGATGTTCAATTTAGGCCAATGGAAGGTTCAGCGTTTAATGATTACTTTACTAAGAAAGAGCACACTGTAATTATTGAATTTGCCCCAACTGGAAATGTACTATATGCACATCCATATGGAAGTTACGAAGCAATTTATAGATCGAGACCATTCTTAATGGGATTAGAGACAAACGAAGAAGGAAATATAATTATTGAGTCAGAAGGTGAAGAAGTAAATGTAACTGATTTAGTTAAGAAACTATTTACAGCCAAAGGTGATGAAGTACAAGAAATAACTAAGAAATTAATGAAAATAACTAATGAGCAAGCATATTTTATTCCTTATTTAGAAAAAGGATTCCCGATAAGAACTCTAAAAGATAATGTTACTTTAGGGTTTGGAAATGATGAAACAATAAAAGATGTTAGATACTCCGGTGTAGGAGAAAATCTACTTGCAACTTTAATAAAAGAAAAGACTATAACTTTGGGAAAATAA
- a CDS encoding CPBP family intramembrane glutamic endopeptidase, with amino-acid sequence MNFLRNIENGAINIKKMGIIKALLVMFLSILLEGLGQLPVEVLNLFSGRFEKVVPYIIFVFGVLVKLYVIIILFKWLSNKANDQKPKQQLNWMDFAYAALMIIAFRLLFDNSVTLWVSKISMPNFIKQSFEELPSSPIISIFSDIVVAPIYEEIVFRGILLKGMTKKINPTIALVASALLFALVHMNIPKGINAFFLGLVVGVIYLRTGSIYLSIFAHLVNNILAILVSPLFSLIGGKYAVEIHGMFLTVGVILLVIACSGHNHNKIKNKPGIYKQVIEI; translated from the coding sequence ATGAATTTTTTAAGAAACATAGAAAATGGAGCTATAAATATTAAAAAAATGGGAATCATTAAAGCTCTTCTTGTCATGTTTCTATCAATTTTGTTGGAGGGATTAGGGCAATTACCTGTAGAAGTTTTAAATTTATTCTCTGGGAGATTTGAAAAAGTAGTGCCTTATATAATTTTTGTTTTTGGGGTATTGGTTAAATTGTATGTTATTATCATTTTATTCAAGTGGCTTAGTAATAAAGCAAATGATCAAAAACCTAAACAACAATTGAATTGGATGGATTTTGCTTATGCAGCCCTCATGATTATAGCCTTCCGTCTGCTATTTGATAACAGTGTAACTTTGTGGGTTAGCAAGATATCGATGCCAAATTTTATAAAACAATCATTCGAAGAACTACCTAGTTCGCCAATTATATCAATATTTAGTGATATTGTCGTAGCGCCTATATATGAGGAAATTGTTTTTAGAGGAATATTATTGAAAGGAATGACTAAAAAAATAAATCCAACTATAGCGCTTGTAGCATCTGCATTATTGTTTGCTCTAGTTCATATGAACATTCCTAAAGGTATAAATGCATTTTTCCTAGGACTAGTTGTCGGAGTTATATATTTAAGAACGGGCTCAATTTATTTAAGCATATTTGCGCATTTAGTAAATAATATTCTGGCTATTTTGGTTTCTCCGCTGTTTTCATTAATAGGAGGGAAATATGCTGTGGAAATTCATGGGATGTTTTTGACTGTAGGGGTCATACTTTTAGTTATAGCTTGTAGTGGACATAATCATAATAAAATTAAAAACAAACCAGGCATATATAAGCAAGTTATAGAAATATAG